The following coding sequences lie in one Lytechinus pictus isolate F3 Inbred unplaced genomic scaffold, Lp3.0 scaffold_20, whole genome shotgun sequence genomic window:
- the LOC135157965 gene encoding uncharacterized protein LOC135157965, whose protein sequence is MVNGLLFGKYMFALSHVSHAGHLNCSTPYVPNHARIQDPRLNYQFRDRVTVTCDADQSSFTLQCHNKGLWSGPDVSCPVPPPSASKVLSCNAPVVPPYATIGNFRLSYKPGDRLNVTCDIRGEPVTLECDDGLWTGQNVVCDSPAPACNPPNIPSISYIEAVKPRYKNGDQVNITCNDNSEQFVWECQEDGLWRGRYITCAFNVTPIAGPNPGAPAPIRNPPKEVSGREYFITGLLVVAVILFVLVLMSLAMFFIFVRNRGYGLASSSKEALSEKARGPLPDVPEGYANYVAGEQSLYVEPYLKQNGDPNPSYEVYEKPV, encoded by the exons GTCACCTCAACTGCAGTACACCATACGTTCCAAACCACGCCAGAATCCAGGATCCTCGCTTGAACTATCAATTCAGAGACAGAGTGACTGTGACTTGCGACGCCGACCAATCTAGCTTTACTCTGCAATGTCATAATAAAGGCTTGTGGAGCGGACCAGACGTATCTTGCCCAGTGCCTCCACCATCAGCATCAAAAG TGCTCTCCTGCAATGCCCCGGTAGTGCCTCCCTATGCCACCATTGGGAATTTTCGACTATCCTACAAGCCCGGGGACAGATTGAATGTCACGTGTGATATAAGGGGAGAACCGGTTACATTGGAATGTGATGATGGCTTATGGACAGGACAGAATGTAGTGTGTGATTCACCCGCCCCAG CGTGCAATCCGCCGAACATTCCTTCGATCTCATATATTGAAGCTGTTAAACCACGCTACAAGAATGGAGACCAAGTGAATATTACATGTAATGATAACTCTGAGCAGTTCGTCTGGGAATGCCAAGAAGATGGTTTGTGGCGAGGAAGGTACATCACATGTGCATTCAATGTAACACCTATTGCAG GTCCGAACCCAGGAGCTCCTGCGCCAATAAGAAACCCACCAAAGGAAGTTAGTGGCAGAGAGTATTTTATCACCGGCCTACTTGTAGTAGCTGTCATTTTGTTCGTTCTGGTTTTAATGAGTTTGGCGATGTTCTTCATTTTCGTTAGGAA TCGTGGATACGGCTTGGCATCATCATCAAAAGAAGCTCTCAGTGAGAAAGCTCGGGGGCCTCTGCCAGATGTTCCGGAAGGATATGCGAATTATGTTGCTGGCGAACAATCCCTCTACGTTGAACCTTATCTCAAACAAAATGGAGATCCAAACCCCAGCTACGAAGTCTACGAAAAACCAGTTTGA
- the LOC135157966 gene encoding complement receptor type 2-like, with protein sequence MTLVLTCTTTLHTTNCMFSPYTTKFQAFVVYNKPGATNCSAPSIPAHAHLTDRRLNYNYGDRITITCNTSSDSFTIQCHNKGLWSGPHISCPAPAYAVGLPAKCSAPIIPRYSAIQSLQLSYNHGESVTVQCDNSSVQPFTLRCNTTGLWIGQMQQCPPPIAEPVRCNSPYIPRYGSIDNLRLDYSVGASVRITCDNSTDNYNIRCNSDGFWTGSVLSCPAPIEDPEKCSAPYVPRYATIQGLKMSYDFNEQITVTCDNSTTQFTLRCDVHGLWSGPVVSCPEPYRPPTRCNAPSIPRYSSVQNLQASYDLGARVNVRCDNSSVRFALRCRTGGLWEGQVANCPTPIAKPIRCNSPYIPRYGSIDNLRLDYSVGDSSRITCDNSADSYNLQCNSDGFWTGSVLSCPAPVEAPEKCSAPYVPRYATIQALRMSYDFNEQITVTCDNSTTQFTLRCDVHGLWSGPVVSCQEPYRQPVRCNSPYIPRYGSIDNLRLDYSVGDSVMITCDSSTDSYNLRCNSGGFWMGSVLSCPSPIEAPDNCSAPYVPRYATIQGLKTSYEFNEQITVVCDNSTSQFTLRCHTHGLWSGPVVSCPEPYRPPVQCSAPYVPRYATIQDLKMSYDFNERITVTCDNSTTQFTLRCDAHGLWRGPVVSCPEPYRPPVKCSAPYVPRYATIQNFQMSYDYSDIITVTCDGRTTQFILQCDTNGLWKGQAVDCREPPQVPRQCNAPAIPIYSSIEGQQLVYNANDEVVVSCDGGSSQFTLRCNNAGIWTGPTIVCPAPDPGATHQTFCSAPVIPRHSTNQNLRLSYKPGDRVNVTCNEDHSSFLLVCREGLWIGQNIVCEEPDVECNPPIIPAVSSVKNLKPRYKVGDEVNVTCNGDSDWFIWECHRDGKWRGRAIDCPIPKPSLGHVRTVPGNTADRKAENESTGFLTTALLVTALIVFVLVLMSMAGLSIFVKRRVRSSSNEYLHDKSADRGPLPDVPSGYAGYIAGDKSLYTEPYLKPDRNTHNYEDYDTPR encoded by the exons ATGACTCTCGTATTGACGTGCACTACAACATTGCATACAACAAACTGCATGTTTTCTCCATACACAACCAAATTCCAAGCATTCGTCGTGTACaacaaaccag GAGCAACCAACTGTAGCGCCCCATCCATCCCAGCTCATGCACACCTCACAGACCGCCGATTGAACTACAACTACGGTGACAGGATTACTATAACTTGCAATACCAGCTCGGATAGCTTCACCATTCAGTGCCACAACAAGGGACTATGGAGTGGACCCCACATCTCATGTCCTGCACCTGCATATGCAGTCG GTCTTCCAGCCAAATGTAGCGCTCCTATAATTCCGAGGTACTCCGCGATTCAATCACTTCAGTTGAGCTATAACCATGGGGAAAGTGTGACTGTACAATGTGACAATAGCAGTGTTCAACCCTTTACACTTCGATGTAATACCACAGGGTTATGGATTGGTCAAATGCAACAGTGTCCTCCGCCAATTGCAG AGCCGGTACGATGTAACAGTCCGTACATCCCGAGGTATGGGTCAATTGATAACCTTCGTCTGGACTACAGTGTTGGCGCCAGTGTAAGAATCACATGTGACAACAGTACAGACAACTATAACATTCGGTGTAACTCTGACGGATTCTGGACGGGAAGCGTTCTTTCTTGTCCGGCACCAATTGAAG acccagAGAAATGCAGCGCCCCTTATGTTCCAAGGTATGCAACAATCCAGGGCCTCAAAATGAGCTACGACTTCAATGAACAAATAACCGTAACGTGCGACAACAGTACTACACAGTTTACCCTCAGATGTGACGTGCATGGCCTTTGGAGCGGTCCAGTAGTGTCTTGTCCAGAACCTTACAGAC CCCCTACAAGGTGCAACGCTCCTAGCATTCCAAGATATTCATCAGTTCAGAATCTTCAAGCATCTTACGACTTGGGCGCCAGGGTAAATGTAAGATGTGATAACAGCTCGGTTCGATTCGCACTCAGATGTCGCACAGGTGGACTCTGGGAGGGACAGGTAGCAAATTGCCCGACACCTATAGCAA AACCGATACGATGTAACAGTCCGTACATCCCGAGGTATGGGTCTATTGATAACCTTCGTCTGGACTACAGTGTTGGCGACAGTAGCAGGATCACATGTGACAACAGTGCAGACAGCTATAACCTCCAGTGCAACTCTGACGGATTCTGGACGGGAAGCGTTCTTTCTTGTCCGGCACCAGTTGAAG CTCCGGAGAAGTGCAGCGCCCCTTACGTCCCAAGGTATGCCACAATCCAGGCCCTGAGGATGAGCTACGACTTCAATGAACAAATAACCGTAACGTGTGACAACAGTACTACACAGTTTACCCTCAGATGTGACGTGCATGGCCTTTGGAGTGGTCCAGTTGTGTCTTGTCAAGAACCTTACAGAC AACCGGTACGATGTAACAGTCCGTACATCCCAAGGTATGGGTCAATCGATAACCTTCGTCTGGACTACAGTGTTGGCGACAGTGTTATGATCACATGTGACAGCAGTACGGACAGCTATAACCTACGGTGTAACTCTGGTGGATTCTGGATGGGAAGCGTTCTTTCTTGTCCATCGCCAATTGAAG CTCCAGATAATTGCAGCGCCCCGTACGTCCCAAGGTATGCAACAATCCAGGGCCTCAAAACGAGCTATGAATTCAATGAACAAATAACCGTAGTATGTGACAACAGTACTTCACAGTTCACCCTCAGATGTCACACTCATGGCCTATGGAGTGGCCCAGTAGTGTCTTGTCCCGAACCTTACAGAC CCCCAGTGCAGTGCAGCGCCCCTTACGTCCCAAGGTATGCCACAATCCAGGACCTCAAAATGAGCTACGATTTCAATGAAAGAATAACCGTAACGTGTGACAACAGCACTACACAGTTCACCCTCAGATGTGACGCGCATGGCCTTTGGAGAGGTCCGGTGGTGTCTTGTCCAGAACCTTACAGAC ctCCCGTAAAATGCAGCGCACCATACGTTCCACGATATGCAACAATTCAAAACTTTCAAATGAGTTATGACTATAGTGATATAATCACTGTGACATGTGATGGAAGAACCACTCAGTTTATCCTACAGTGTGACACAAACGGTCTATGGAAAGGACAGGCAGTAGATTGTAGAGAACCTCCACAAG TTCCAAGACAATGCAATGCTCCTGCTATCCCAATATATTCAAGTATTGAGGGACAACAATTGGTTTATAATGCTAATGACGAGGTAGTTGTATCCTGTGACGGAGGTAGTTCTCAGTTCACCCTTCGATGTAACAATGCTGGAATATGGACTGGACCTACCATCGTTTGCCCTGCGCCTGATCCGG GTGCCACTCATCAAACCTTCTGTAGTGCTCCGGTCATTCCCCGTCATTCAACCAACCAGAATCTTCGTCTCTCATACAAACCTGGCGATAGGGTTAACGTGACATGCAATGAAGATCATAGTTCTTTCCTCTTGGTATGTCGAGAAGGGTTATGGATTGGACAAAACATAGTGTGCGAGGAACCAGATGTAG AATGCAACCCACCAATTATACCAGCTGTTTCATCTGTCAAAAATTTAAAACCTCGCTACAAGGTTGGCGACGAGGTCAACGTTACCTGCAACGGCGACTCTGATTGGTTCATTTGGGAATGTCACCGGGATGGCAAATGGCGGGGAAGGGCCATTGATTGCCCTATTCCAAAACCATCCCTTGGCCATGTTAGAACCGTTCCAG GAAATACTGCAGATAGAAAAGCTGAGAATGAGAGCACAGGTTTCTTAACTACGGCCCTGCTTGTAACTGCGCTGATCGTTTTCGTTTTGGTGCTGATGTCAATGGCAGGTCTCTCGatcttcgtgaaacg TCGGGTCCGTTCATCCTCAAACGAATACCTGCATGATAAAAGTGCTGACCGGGGACCACTCCCTGACGTCCCATCGGGATACGCAGGTTACATTGCAGGTGACAAGTCATTGTACACGGAACCCTACCTCAAACCAGACCGCAACACTCATAACTACGAAGACTATGATACCCCACGTTAA